A single genomic interval of Babylonia areolata isolate BAREFJ2019XMU chromosome 26, ASM4173473v1, whole genome shotgun sequence harbors:
- the LOC143300725 gene encoding putative Nudix hydrolase NudL isoform X2: protein MSLPGSGSRSEDGGGAVVSEEEVGRRLAVYDLRTNPRLAARHPPNQYPHTRRCAVLVPLFFSPSTSTSSPTSSRAELHVLLTLRSASLSFHADTVSLPGGAQDPSDEDDGHTALRETQEEVGLAPENVTIVAHLPPFFVGPNNSVFPVVGFIPPDFRPVPNHQEVARVFSVPLRDFVDRVTFSPYTALGRNMVNAILTHVVDGQALTVWGATCMLCVAVARAVLDPSRRLRLFVPGDGGAAEKEEEGGRGGFVGRKGDDDAADEDEDDDGGDDNVFGDLEKYYHKLCSASRPKGRL from the exons ATGAGTCTGCCGGGGTCGGGGTCGAGAtcggaggacgggggtggggcggtggtgaGCGAGGAGGAGGTGGGGCGACGCCTGGCGGTGTACGACCTGCGGACCAACCCCCGCCTGGCCGCCCGCCACCCCCCGAACCAGTACCCCCACACCCGCCGCTGTGCCGTCCTCGTCccgctcttcttctctccctccacctccacctcctcccccacctcgtcTCGTGCAGAACTGCACGTGTTGCTCACACTGCGCTCTGCCTCGctcag CTTCCACGCGGACACGGTGTCGTTGCCAGGCGGGGCCCAGGACCCCAGCGATGAGGACGACGGCCACACGGCGCTGAGGGAGACCCAGGAGGAGGTGGGCCTGGCCCCGGAGAACGTCACCATCGTGGCCCACCTGCCGCCGTTCTTCGTGGGCCCGAACAACTCTGTGTTCCCCGTGGTGGGCTTCATCCCGCCCGACTTCCGGCCCGTGCCCAACCACCAGGAGGTGGCGCGCGTCTTCAGCGTGCCGCTGAGGGACTTCGTGGACAGGGTGACCTTCTCCCCCTATACGGCGCTTGGCAGGAACATGGTGAACGCCATCCTGACGCACGTGGTGGATGGTCAGGCCCTGACGGTGTGGGGCGCCacgtgcatgctgtgtgtggccGTGGCGCGTGCCGTGCTGGACCCCTCCCGAAGGCTGAGACTCTTCGTCCCTGGTGATGGAGGTGctgcggagaaggaggaggagggaggaaggggtgggtttgTGGGGAGGAAGGGTGACGACGACGCCgctgatgaggatgaggatgatgacggtgGGGATGACAACGTGTTCGGCGATCTAGAGAAGTATTATCACAAGCTGTGTTCTGCTTCTCGGCCTAAAGGTCGCTTGTGA